In Campylobacter showae, the genomic stretch TGTAAAAAAAATGGTCGAGTACTCCACAAAAGCTCGCCGCGACGGTATCTTGGCTCTTGAGAGTGATGCAAATAACGAAACCGATCCGTTTCTAAAAAAGGGTCTATCTATGGCGGTTGACGGCAACGAACCAGACGCCATCAGAACGCTGCTTGAGATAGATATGGAGCAGGCCAGCTCCAGACACGGCGATAATATCAAAATTTTCGAACAAATCGCGGGCTTTGCGGGCTCTATGGGTATGATCGGTACGCTCATCGGTCTGGTTGCGATGCTTATGAACATGTCCGACCCTTCGGCTATCGGTCCGTCGATGGCGGTCGCGCTCATCACGACGCTTTACGGTGCGATGATAGGAAACATCCTTGGCTCGCCCGTGGCAAACATCCTAAGTATCCGCGACAAGGACGAAGGCACGGCAAAGGTGTTGATGCTAGAGGGCATAATGGCGATACAGGCGGGCGACAACCCTAGGACGCTTGAGATGAAGCTACTATCGTTTTTACCGCCTAAAGACCGCGTCAGTCAGTTTGATAAGTAGTAAAAATGGCTAAAAAGTTAATCGATCCGGGCGACTGCCCCAAATGCTTACCCGAGTGGCTCGCTGCGTTTGGCGACTTGATGTCGCTGTTGCTTTGCTTTTTCGTACTGCTTCTTTCTATGAGTACGATGGACGCAAAGAAGCTAGAAGCCGCGATCGGCTCGCTAAGCGGGGCTTTGGGCGTGCTTGAGGGCGGCGCGAAACCGGACGTCAGCGCCGAGCAAAACCAAGACGACCATGCCACCTCAAACAAAGAGCGCACGGGCGTGAAGTCAAATTTCGAGCAGACGCTGCGCTCTATTAACGAGCTTTTGCACGCTAGCGGCTCGCCTGAGGTTACGTTTGAGGAGAGCGAGAGCGGCTTCGTGATCAGGCTACCTGCAAATTTGCTCTTTGCAAAAGATAGCGCCAAGCTGCAAAACGACGATGCGCTGCTGTTTTTAAAACGTATCGCGATGGTGATAGCCAAACTACCGCCCGACGTCGTAGCAAACGTGATCGGACATACCGACAGCGAGCAGCCGGCGTCTACCGAGTTTAAAGACAACTGGCAGCTATCGTCGGCTAGAGCTATCAGCGTAGTTAGCGAGCTCATCAAAGACGGCGTCGATCCTAAAAAGCTAACCGCATCAGCAAAGGCCGAATTTGAGCCGTTTGTGACGAATTTCACCGAGCAGGGCAGGGAGAAAAACCGCAGGGTCGAGATCCACTTCGTTTCGTTAAATTTAGACGACAAAGCCAAAACGCAAAAAAGCATACTGGACGCGCAGGAGTAAATTTGAAAAAACTGACGTTTTTGCTGTTTTTTATCTTTGCGGCGGTCGCGATCGGCGAGGATAACGTCACGATCCCGACCGTAAATCTCAGCCTAAGCGCGCCCACTACGCCAACCCAGCTAGTTAGCTCGCTAAACGTCCTACTGGTCCTCACCGTCCTTACGCTCGCTCCTTCGCTCGTTTTTATGATGACGAGCTTTTTACGGCTCATTATCGTTTTTTCGTTTTTGCGTCAGGCGATGGGTACACAGC encodes the following:
- a CDS encoding motility protein A; the protein is MDLGSLVGWIVIMVLLLGSMQMGVGIGAYIDIPSVLIVFGGTICALMIGFKMEQIKKLGTFYGIAVKPKTYNLPEIVKKMVEYSTKARRDGILALESDANNETDPFLKKGLSMAVDGNEPDAIRTLLEIDMEQASSRHGDNIKIFEQIAGFAGSMGMIGTLIGLVAMLMNMSDPSAIGPSMAVALITTLYGAMIGNILGSPVANILSIRDKDEGTAKVLMLEGIMAIQAGDNPRTLEMKLLSFLPPKDRVSQFDK
- a CDS encoding OmpA/MotB family protein, with amino-acid sequence MAKKLIDPGDCPKCLPEWLAAFGDLMSLLLCFFVLLLSMSTMDAKKLEAAIGSLSGALGVLEGGAKPDVSAEQNQDDHATSNKERTGVKSNFEQTLRSINELLHASGSPEVTFEESESGFVIRLPANLLFAKDSAKLQNDDALLFLKRIAMVIAKLPPDVVANVIGHTDSEQPASTEFKDNWQLSSARAISVVSELIKDGVDPKKLTASAKAEFEPFVTNFTEQGREKNRRVEIHFVSLNLDDKAKTQKSILDAQE